The Methylomonas sp. UP202 DNA window GGTCCCTTCTTAACCATAAATTTGACCGTGTAGGATACGGAAAACAAGGCCTCGACGGCCTGCGCATACGCTTGCGAGGTATTGGGATCGCCTTCGCCGTCCATCATCAGGTATTTCAACGGCGGTACCTCAACCTGCACAACCGATTTGGCGCTGGCTTGATACAAATGCTTCAGTTCCTCTCTGAGGTCGATCTTGTCCATGGATTCTCCCGATGACGGCTGTCGTAAAACATAGGGGCTACGCTTGATTAACTGCGATGTTAAACCTCAATACGATCGCCTGTAGTGGCTGGAAGAGAAATCACCAGAAACTCGACGTCCGCAATGGATTCATTCACAAATTGATGCGGAGTACCTGGAGCCACTTCAATACCTTGCCCTTGGGACAACTGGATGCGTTTGCCGTTTATTTCCATGATGGCATCCCCTCGCAAAATGTAGAAAAACTGGCGAGCGCCTGCGTGAAAATGTCGTACTTCGCTTGCGCCGGGCGGTACGCGTTCGGAGATAACCGACATGTCGGCGCGTTTTACAAGATGCCAGCCGTCGCAGGCGGCGCCCCATTGATAGTGCTCGGCGGATGAACGGTCGATTGCTTGCATAAAAGTCTAACGTAAAATTAGGAGACACACATTTTTAGTGCCTTGTTTGAATTTATCGTAGTTCTTTTCAATTGAAAACAGGCCTAAAAAAGCTGCGTTCATAACTAACAATACAGCGAGTGTCCTCAGCGTATTGGAATGCGGCCAAGCATTCTGGATCTTGACGCGACTGGGTTCTGTACTCCTCGTACAAAGCCAGACTTGGAAAGGTAAACAATGCCAAAGCAATATTGTTTGCGCCTTCAGACGGCATGAAGTACCCGTGGCGTTTGCCGCCAAATTTTTCGAAGAGTGGAATCCAGAGTTTTCCGTAATGCTCAAATTCCTTGAGCTTGAAAGGGTCAATGATGTAGCGAAGATAGCAAGTAACCATGACTTTCTCAGAAGATTTAGCGTAAATTCGGCATATCGCGGACGATAAACCACTCGACGGCTGCTGACAGGACTACAGCGCCGTTTCCATCGACAACCTCGACCGGAATAGACGCTGATACCCGCCCACGAGACGCAAACTCGGTCGACCAGCGGACAAGTTCGTCAGAGGCTACTTCGCATCGGGCGGATACCTGACCAGACGCTGGTTTACGAAACTTGGCTTCGAGTTTTCTAACGACCGGGACAACTCCGGTTTCGTTAGCAAAATATTGCGAAAGGAATGCACCGGAGCCCGCCTCGGCAACCGCTAATAAGGCACTGCCATGAACGGTGCCGAGATGATTGGTGAATTGCAGTTTATCGGGCAAGCAAACTAAAAAGCCGCTATCCGGATGGGCGAGCTCAAGTCCGATAAGCCGATTGAAGGGTAATTGCGAGACGTCCATGGCTGATTTATCCGATCGATGTTCAAATTATATGGGCTGCCAATGTTGGCAAGTTGTGATCATCTACAATGCTAGATAAAGGGGGCTGCGTACAAAAACAGGTTTTTGCCTCAAAAAACAGCATGTCATGAATCGCTGTGTAGCAGTGACTTGATATTCGTTGCTATTGCAATGGGATCCGCATCTGGTTCTATGCACACCGATAGATGACCCGAGTTAACAGGGCATACGAACTGGAAAAAACTTCCATAGCGCACAAGCAGATATTCCAAACCGCCACAGTCGATGTTGCCTCGTTGCGATGCCAAAGTAAGCAAGGTTGGATTGACCAATAGCTCTTCATATCTATCGCTCTCCGAACTGCTGGCGTCCGACGTGTTCAACTTTGCTCTCGATTCCAGCAAGCCATTCCTATAGATAGCGACATAGCGAATGCTCTCTGACAGCTTGAATATGTTTTCAATCATAAGGTCTCAATAAAGAACAAATAGCGTTGTTAGTTGCCGACAGTTTGCATGATAGTGGCGTACTTCGCATCTCTAACACCTGTTTTGGAAATACCAGTTCATAGCCACGATTGCGGTAAAGCATAGTCTAGGTCTGCAGTCGCCAATTGCATCGGGACAAACGCCACGCCATTTGCTTCGATACTAGGCCCTTGCGGCTGAAAGCCAAGCCTCGCATAAAATGGTACGGCGGGCAGCGAGGAATTAACCGTGAAGGTTTCCGACGGACTTGCGGCCTGCGATAACTCGATAGCTCGCAACGCCAATGCTGTACCGATGCCTTCGTTTTGAAAAGTAGACCCGACGAACAGATGAAAAAGGTGCCGCGCGTCGCGGACGGCAACGATGCCGGCCAGCGTATCGCCGAACGACCCCAGCAGATAAAGGAAATCGGCGTTGGCGATGTAACCGCCAATCGCTTGGGCGGAAATACTCGAAAAAAACAACTCGGCACCCTCGCCAGTCGGGGAAATCGTACAACAGTTGGCAACGCTGCTAATCAGTTGGCTAATGCGCTCGGCATCGCTAGCCTCGGCGGGACGGATAATCAGCGGTAAGTTCATCAGTGAGCGGTCATTGATCGCTAGCGGCAATGTCCGGCAAGTTTTGATAAACCTGCTCGACAGTTTGGTGTTCGGTTAAGGCTTTGACAACGACCGGCAAGGGTTGCGCCCGGATGCCGGGTAAATCTTGCTCCAAAGGATTCATTATCGGAAACGCCAATCTTTCCAGCGGCGGGCAAAAGTCCGCGTTCACCCCGGGCTTATTGCCGCGTGCATCGATCCGGTACCAGCCGTATTGTTGTAGGTAAACCGCATTCAAACCGTGCAGGCAATAAGGAGGCTGGTCGCCGTCTATCGTCAACCGTTGGTAACACATTCCGGCCGGGATGCCGTTGGCGCGCAATAGCGCCGCCAGCAAATGGCTTTTGGCGTAACAGTAGCCGGTACCGTGGATTAACACCTCGGAAGCTTTGCAAGTGACTGGGTTCAACCGGTAGTCCCAACTATGCTTGATCTCGTCGCGGACGAATTCGAAACAGCGTTTGGCGATTTCTTCCTCATCGGCGCAACCGACAGCTAACTTTGCGGCTTGCGCGACAATCGCCGGATGTTGAGTATCTATATAAAGGCTGCTGTCGAGGTATGGTTTCATCGCCGGCGATTGATTCACCGCGCGTTCGATTTGCGCCAACACACCGCCCAGCAATGAAACTAATTCCGGCACAGCCAGCAGGTCTGCTTCGCCGATATTGGCGCTCGGCAACGGCAAGGTGATCGATGCGGCTTCGATCAGTGTGGCCGACATCGTAATCAAGGTTTCCCGGAGTGCGGCATCGGCATGATGGGCGCGCGGTGCCGCGTTCAATACTGCCACAGGTTTGTACACAAAACCCTCGAATGCCACCAGCCAGTCCAATGCGTTTTTAATGGTACCGGTGACGCCGTGAGCATATTCCGGGCTGGCGATCAGCAAGACATCCGCCGAGGCGACTTCGTCGCGTAATAGCTGTGCAGCGGCCGGAGGCGCGCTTTCCAAATCCGGATTGTATAAGGGCAAATCGCCAAGCGTGGTAAACAGACGGACTTCGATCGAGGCCGGCGCTAATTCTCTTACGACCCGCAGCACGGCGGAATTGATGGACGCTGCCCGCAAGCTGCCGGATAAAGCCAGTATTTTCATTGCAAAGCTAAATGTTAAATGCCAGGGAAAAGTGGTGGCTGCTCAGTTGAAAGCCCTTGTTAAGATACAATCGATGCGCCTGATGGCGCGGATAACCGGAATCCAGATGTACGCCACGGCAACCGTGCACTTGCGCATGCTCAATCAGCCAATCGAGCAAGGCACCGGCAAAACCTTGCGAAGTCTCGCCGCTTAACGTGACCAAATCGTCGACATACAGTATCTTGCCCCAGGCCAAAAACTCGGCGAAACGAAACCCCGCCACGCTTTTAACGGCACCTTGTTGTCTAACAGCCAGAATTTGGTAGGTCTGTGCTTGCTGGCGGCGAATCTGCGCTAGAAACTGCTCCTGCTTGAGATGCGGGCGCAACTCGCTGAACACCGGGAAACAGGCTTGAATGTCGGCATCGGTATCGGCAATTAAAATATCGAAAGTCATGGTTACGGTTTAAAAATCAAAGGGCTGGCTGTCGGCATAAACCAACTTTGTTGGATTAAACGCTATTTGCAATCGCCTAACAACTGTTAATATTGACAGCTCGTATCGTCATTTTGCATTGCCGAAATCTATTCCGCACATTGTGTTTCGGCGCATTCACCCTTTCGAACAGTTTTAACGACAGTAAATCGATGAAAGCCTGGCAAGAAACTCAACTTCAAGCACTGCAGACTTGCGATAGCGAACATCAGATTTTTCAAACTATTGTTTCAATGGGAGCGGAATTGGGTTTTGATTACTGCACCTACGGACTCAGGTTGGCGCTGCCGCTGAGCAATCCGAAGATCGTGAAAAAGAGTAATTATCCTACGGCTTGGCAAGCGCAATATCAAACGAGAAACTATTGTGCGATCGATCCTACCGTTAAACATGCCCTACGCTCGTCTTTGCCTATCCTGTGGACGGACGGTTTGTTCGCCTCAACTTCGGACTTTTGGGAGGAAGCGCGTTCGTTCGGGTTACGTTATGGTTGGGCGCAATCCATGCGGGATTCCCCCGGCGCAACCGGCATGCTCACTTTAGCGCGCTCCGATGAGACGCTTAGCGAAACAGAGCTTGCGGCCAAGGCTTTCAAAATGGCGTGGTTGGCCCAAAATGCGCATATTGCCTTGTCGCGCAGATTGTTACCCAAATTATTGCCGGAAGCGGATACGAAATTATCGAACCGCGAGATTGCGGTATTACGCTGGACCGCCGATGGCAAGACTGCCGGCGAAATCGCCAGCATCATGAAAATCACCGAGCGTACCGTCAATTTTCATATCAGCAATGCCGCAACGAAATTAAATGCAGCCAACAAAACCTCGGCGGCCGTCAAAGCGGCAATGCTGGGTTTTTTGTGACCGCTTGTCGAAAGCCGCCGATTGATTACCGATTTCGATCATACGTCCACGGAATGAGATATTTTGATTAGGACGACTATTCAGGTAATCTGCTGCTGATTTTGTCAATACCCGCTTGAGCACACGCCTCATCTTTATCGCCGCCGGGAGCGCCGCTGACCCCAATCGCACCTATTATATTTCCTTTCACTTTTATCGCTAATGCTCCGGGCAATGGCGTGACATTGGGGATAGTGAGTACGGCATTATATATTGCTGGATTTTTGCTCATTAGATCGGCCACTTGACCACTGGTTTCTATATGATAGTTAGGGCCAAACGTCACGATGGTATAGGCTTTTCGATAGGCCGTCTCAAACGTATGCGGCGTACTCTTATCGCTTTTTAGCTGAACTCTTGGCTGACCGGACATATCGACAAACGCCACTGAGACGTTATAGCCCAAAGCTTCACAGGAACGTACCGTTTCGTTGGCAGCTTCAACCGCTAAAGTAAGCGGAAGCATATAACTATTTTCCGCAGCATGCACATTGGCTTGCAATGGCAAAAGTGTCAAAAATATCAGCAAACGTTTTGTTTGTTTTTTCATATTATTTTTCCGATGGAGTGATCTGCCAAATCCCAATAAGAGTTTTGGCGCTATGGAATAATTAAAAATGGTTGGCCTTTTTTGGTGGTATAAGCGATTAAATACTTCAACGGATTGACCCTGTCGGCATTGCGAAATATCAGATGTTGGGCGTTGGCTTTGTCTTGATAACTGTCTCCAGCCTTGAAGGTAAGTAAAGGCTCGTCAAGGTACTGAGATTCCGCAATACCCTCCAGAATATAATTGAAACCCACTGATGGGTGATGATGAGAGGGTAGACCCACTCCCGGCGGATAGGTGGTCATGACCAAGCGAAATTCGTTGCCTTCCCCATCTGAGTAACTTTGCAGGATGGTTCGAACGATTCCGTTGTCAGAGACTGTCGTATTATCTGGCGATGTTAGTTGAGCGAACAATGGCTTTGCGGAGAAAGTGCTTACCGCACCTAACATGCCGGCCAGTAACAGCCGTCGTTTGATATCGCATTCGATATTATGTGTAGTGACCTCGATAGCATTTGAGATAGAGCCATTTGCCATAAGCCTTCCTTTTATAAATGTGTACTTATTAGACAGTAACGAGATGTTTTAACAGCTTTGCCGGTCAGGCTGATTGGTATAGGACCCCATATCAGCCATTTAACATCCATGATGAGCGGTTTTAGTGATGCAAGATAGTTGCTGCTTCGCGGGCCGCTGGAGATCGACCCGCGATTCCATCAAAACCTAACCTGTAGTAAGCGCCTCGCCTAGTTGTTCATTCGTCATCGCCTGCCCGGCAATTCCCCAGGCACCATCAACAGCATGGACGATGTTAGCCCAAATTTGTTGCTTAGGCAGCTTGCCTCCCGACAACTCGTGAATAATTCCGGTGGCCTCTTCGATATGTCCCTGTTGAATTTCTCTGGCATTGAATGCAAATGACGGCACCTTCCATTCGATGAAGGCGACCTCGGTTTCTTCCAGTCCAGAATAGGTTTGCTGTTTGGGTAGCAGATGGATGGCGCCGACCACATTAGGCGTCATCACCTTGTTACCGGATAGCCCGTGCCATTTCAACATTGAATCGCAAATTCGGCGAAAAGCCAGTTTTTCAGTTCCTGCGGGTAATACACCTTCTGTGAGCGTAAGAGTAAGCGGCATATCGGTTTCCTGTAGTTAGGGGTTACACATAGCGAAGACTAAGTGGCAGACATTAAATAACGACCGCTATGCAATATTAAATAACGATCGTTACATTGTCAACCATGCTGATTCCAACGATTTGATACAATGTCAATCCAAAACAGCATTGGATATACCAGCGTGAGATATACAGCGGACCAAAAACAACAAACCTGCCAGCGCATTATTGAGGCTGCCGGGCGTTGCTTTCGAAAAGGCGGCTACAGCGGCATCGGTGTCGATGGTTTGGCAAAGGAAGCCGGCGTGACCTCAGGGGCTTTCTACGGGCACTTCAGCTCCAAAGCAGAAGCTTTTAAAGCTGTAATCATTGCCGGAATGAAAGATTTAAAATCGGGTATTGGTTTTTTCAAACAACAGCACGGCGAAAACTGGTGGGAAGAATTTGCAAAGTTTTACATGGGGCCAAAACGCACCTGCGATCTGGGCGATAGCTGCATACTCCAAAGTGTAACACCGGAAGTATGTCGTTCCGAGGAAGCGATACGCGCTGCATTTGAATCGGAATTGCTGGAGATCGTCAAACTAGCGGCGGATGGAACACCGGAAGCAGGCGATCAGGCGGCTGTTGATAAGGCTTGGGCTAACTTTGCGATGTTGATTGGTGGCGTAACCTTAGCTCGCGCGGTTACAGACGAAAAAATCGCCAATGAAATTGCAATGGCCGTTCAGCAGGCGTTAATCACCCGGCAAAAGCGTACTTAAATTCAATGGTATTCATCCGATCGTCCGGATTCCATCCAAGCTTAGCCAAATCCAACCACCGTCACAAAGCGAAACCAAAGAGTGCTCAGAATGATGCAGCTTGACGCCCAATAAAGTGGACCCCATTGTCCAGACAAATTATTGCTCGGTTTAAGATAGAGCCCTGTTCATACTCCAGCTGAATGGCGCTGTCCCAATTCTTCTATACAAGAGCTGACGCTTCCTGTACCTCGTTAAATTTATCCACGATCTTGGCGCCGCCGCCCGTCGCCGTTCGATACACCACCTCTGGCGTTTCGTAACCCAAGGATTGATGCAGCCGCTCCTCGTTGTAAAACATGAAGTAGCGAGTCAATCCCATCAACAAGTCCTGCAGGCTACCGTGCTGTTTCAAATACACCTCTTCGTATTTCACCGTTCGCCATAGCCGTTCGACAAAAATATTGTCCAGAGCCCGACCTCGTCCGTCCATGCTGATCGTGATGCCGTGCTCGATCAATACGCCGGTGAAAGCGTCGCTGGTAAATTGCGATCCCTGGTCGCTATTAAAGATCTCGGGCGCTCCATAGGCCTTGATGGCTTCGTCCAAACAGTCCACGCAAAACCCGGCGTCCAGGGTATTCGACAATCGCCATGCCAGTACCTTGCGGCTGTACCAATCGATGATCGCCACCAGATAGACAAAGCCGCGCGGTAGCCGAATATAGGTGATGTCGGTACTCCACACCTGGTTGGGCCGGATGATGTCGACGCCCCTCAACAGATACGGATAAGTCTTATGCTGCGGATGCGACTTGCTGGTATTGGGACCCGGCGCCATGCCCGCCAATCCGAGGGTTTGCATCAAGCGCTGAACTCGCTTGCGATTAACCGCATAGCCACAGCCATGCAGATACTTCGTCATCCGCCGAGAACCATAAAAAGGGTGCCGCGTATATTCCTCATCAAGTAAGCGCAGCAACAGACATTCTTCTTCATCTACAGCTTTCAGCAAACGCTTTTTCTGCTCGTACACCACGGAACGCGTGACCTTGAGCAAGGCGCATTGCCTGGATAACGGCAACTCATCATCCGGCCTTATCCAGGTTTGGCGCGCCTCTACAGGCTGATCCCAGACTTTTTTTTAAGCCAGTCCAGCTCCATATTCAGTTGCCCGATCTTGGCGTAAAGCCGGTCTGGATCATTCTGCGCATTAACCGATTTGGGGCCGCGCTTGCCTTCAAACAGACTGCCGGCATTATCCAGCAATTCCTTCTTCCATTGACTGACCTGGGTGGGATGCACGCCGTGCTCTTGGGCGATCTCATTGATCGTCTTTGTGCCTTTCACCGCTTCCAACGCAACCTTGGCCTTTTGCGCACCTGTAAATATCTTCCGTTTGCTTTCGCTCATTTCCCGCCTATTATTTTCAGTCAGGGCATAGCTTAAACTACTGTCCGGATTTCGGGGGCCACTTTACAAGTCGCGAAGCGATAAGGCACCCAGTTTACCGCCATATAAATTATCGCGTGGACATACCTGAGTACAACAAAAGCCCAGGCAAGGGCGATTTGAACGTTGTCAGCGCCTTTCACTATCAACATCATTAGACAAATCACATAAAAGAGCGTTGGTACTTGCATCAGGTTATTGAAGGTTCGAGCGGGACGTTCAAATCGATCGTCGGCCGGGATATCCGACTTGTAATCCGCGAAATATCCGAGCGATGCATGCCCTCGAATAACGGCAACATTGCGCACAACGACCATAATCAGCCACACCAAAGCCGTCAGCGTAAAGAGCGCAGCCATGGGAGAAACAAGCAACTCCGGTCGCACAGAGTGATATTCACCGGCTAATAGCCAGAATAACCAAGCTACGACCGAGCCGACAGTGATGCAAGGAGCTGTGTAAATCCGCAGCAACGAGATATTGGTGGCAGTAGAATTTATTGGCGACATATACGATTTCCTTATGAACGTGGTTTGCGGAATAAGCCCCGGTTGATATACTTGCAACATGCAACTAATTATCCCATTTCAATTGCAAAACGCAAGTAAATAAGCCAGATGTCCGACTTGAAGCGCGAAAATAGATGCCCAATTGATTATGCCCTCGAAGTGTTCGGAGACCGATGGACGCTGCTCGTACTCCGCGATCTGATGCTAAGTGGCAAACGGCACTACCGAGAGCTGATGACGTCGAAAGAAGGAATCGCAACTAACATTCTGGCTTCGCGATTGAAGAAAATGGAAGCGGACGGACTCGTTATCCGCAAACACAAGCCCGAAGACAAGCGCCAAGTGTTTTACGAGCTAACGGACAAAGCACTGGACTTGGTGCCTGTGCTACTCGAGATTAGCCGCTGGAGCGTCATTTACGACAAACATACGGCAGCCCCACCGGATCTCATGCGCCGCTATCAAGAAGAGCCGCAGCAACTGATAGCTGATTTGCAAGAAGCGGCACGAGTTCGGCAAACCTGATCGTGTTTGCAACATAAATGAAAATTCAGAGTGGCTGTCGATTTTTTGCCAGATCAAAATTTTACAGGGCATTTTAACAACTTCGATCGCCCCGGAATTTTGGACTGATATCCGATTGAAAACAGCAACCCCAGCGCGATGGCTGGAGTTGCCTATGAACATCAGGCTATTGCTGTCAAACGTTCAGATACCAAAGATAACGCCGGCGCTTCGCGTGCCAAACGGTAGGCAATCACATCAGCGACGGTCAATACCGGCATCTGATGGCAACGGGCAAACTCAACGATTTCAGGTAGGCTCGCCATCGAGCCGTCCGGGTTGGTCAGTTCGCATAACACGCCGTAAGGCTTAAGCCCAGCCAACCGCATTAAATCCACCGTCACTTCGGTGTGACCAGCACGCTCCAATACGCCGCCCGTACGGGCCTTTAACGGAAATACATGGCCGGGACGGCGTAAATCATCCGCTTTGGCATCGTCCGCAATCGCCGCTTGCACAGTACGTACCCGGTCGGTCGCCGAGACGCCGGTGGTGACACCGTAAGCCGCTTCGATTGAGACTGTAAAAGCCGTGCTGAAGCGGCTGGAATTGTGCTCCGCCATCATAGGCAGCCCTAAGGATTGAGTTTTTTCTTCCGGCAAACAGAGGCAAACGATCCCGCTGCAATGTCGTATCAGCATGGCCATTTGCGGCACACTGAGGGTTTCGGCGGCAAATATGAGGTCGCCCTCGTTCTCGCGCGCCTCATCATCGGTGACTAACACCCCCTGCCCTTGGCGCAAAGCGGCTAACGCGCATTCCACGCGTTCGTTCGCATCGCCGAAGGGGGTCAATAAAGTCTGATTCATGGTAAAACTCCTAATAAATTATGGAAGCACCAGAATCAGGGCTGAAAGATACTATTTACGAGCAGAAACAAGCCTTCCAGGCACGATAAAACGTGTGGAATACTTGGCGCTGTTCTCTTTCATCCGGACTATGACCGTCGGCTCTGGCGTCTCACCAGATCTGCTGACCCGCATTCTCAACAACAGAGATTGCGGCGCTCGCGGGCTCCCCGAGTCAAACCCGAGATACCGCCGGTGGGGAATTCCGCCCCGCCCTGAGTACAAGCTCGGTCATTTAATGAAAAAAAGTTCTGAGCGTCAAGCTAGAGCTGCGGCTATTCTATTCATAGCCGCAGCCTGGCGACTAGCCGTCGCGCGGCTTACGGGCGGCGCGCCGTAATTCTTGCGACGTCCGTCCGAACACATGCAGGCAACTGCGGCACAATTTTTCCGCGGACCCCAGGCCCACGTCTCTGGCGATTTGTTCGAGCGGCTCCAGCGTTTCTTCGATTCTGGGCCGCGCGACGTCCAGCCTAAGCCGCTCGATGGCTTTCGCCGGCGTCATGCCGGTGGCATTAAAAAAAGTCCGGCTAAATTGGCGCGGACTGATGCAAGCCACTTCGGCTAGGCGCTCGACCGATAACGGTTCGCGGAGATGCTCGCGGGCATAACAAAGGACGTCCCTAACCCGCCCGGAAGTTGGTGTGATGTCCAAGATGGCCGAAAATTGCGATTGCCCGCCCAAGCGGCGGTGGTATACCACCATATCCTTGGCAACGTTTTTTGCAACCGAGGAACCGAAATCGTCCTCGATCAGCATCAACGCCAGGTCTATGCCGGCGGTCAATCCGGCCGCCGTACAAATATTGCCCTCTTTGATATAAATCCGGTCTATATCGACCAAGACTTTTGGATATCGCGATTGCAATAACCCCGCATAACGCCAGTGCGTGGTCGCTCGACGGCCATCGAGCAAACCGGCGGCGGCAAGTAGAAAAGCACCGGTGCAAACGCTGACGACGCGATTGCCCTGCCCTGAGCTTTCACACAAAAATGCCTTAGTTGAGGCGCCCAAATCGTAGGCATGGGCCGTCGGACCGCCAACTGCCACGATGGTCTCGTTGTCACCCACTTCGGCGAATTTCTCGCTAGCCAGACTTAAACCTGCCCGGTCCAGAACCGCGCCACCGGTCGCGGACACCACGCTAAATTCGTAATGGCCGCCGTAAAATTCGTTTACCAAATTAAATGCCGAGCACGGACCGCTTAAATCGAGCAAT harbors:
- a CDS encoding DJ-1/PfpI family protein, which gives rise to MKRKITFFVYPEFELLDLSGPCSAFNLVNEFYGGHYEFSVVSATGGAVLDRAGLSLASEKFAEVGDNETIVAVGGPTAHAYDLGASTKAFLCESSGQGNRVVSVCTGAFLLAAAGLLDGRRATTHWRYAGLLQSRYPKVLVDIDRIYIKEGNICTAAGLTAGIDLALMLIEDDFGSSVAKNVAKDMVVYHRRLGGQSQFSAILDITPTSGRVRDVLCYAREHLREPLSVERLAEVACISPRQFSRTFFNATGMTPAKAIERLRLDVARPRIEETLEPLEQIARDVGLGSAEKLCRSCLHVFGRTSQELRRAARKPRDG